The Parus major isolate Abel unplaced genomic scaffold, Parus_major1.1 Scaffold1156, whole genome shotgun sequence genome segment AAAAAAGATCAAGCGGTCACCACTGCTGGGGTCCCAGCACCAGCCATATCTGCTGAAGCAGCCCACCTTTGGCTTCACTGTCCATTGGACCTTCTCAGGTACTTAGTCTTTTCTCACCATCCTTGttgcacccccagcctcccttctgtccctccctgcagtgtccctgctgattccctgccttcccctgcaccatccccactgctctccctctcccctccctgaggCTCCCCCATCCTTGTCCTTGGAGCTCCTTGCTTGCTGtcagctcccagtgccaggctgcagcaggggcagcaggggctgAAGCCGGCGCTCTCTGCCCCTCTCCGTGGGACACCCGCTGCCCTCTgagccctcctgcctgctgtccccatccccgctgtccccagaggccggggacagcggggctctgctgtcccttgtGCTGGGCCAGCCACTGACCCGCCACCCCGGCCACACTCCCCTccacctcctgtcctgtccccacagaCTCCATCACGGTTTTCACGGGCCAGTGCTTTGTGGATGAGGATGGAAAGGAGGT includes the following:
- the LOC107199578 gene encoding avidin-related protein 4/5-like, with the translated sequence KIKRSPLLGSQHQPYLLKQPTFGFTVHWTFSDSITVFTGQCFVDEDGKEVLKTMWLLRSHADKRIDDWKATLVGYNEFKRLEKHMEPGW